The Chryseobacterium suipulveris genome window below encodes:
- a CDS encoding DinB family protein, which yields MKATAHEFLKIQLDFNNSVISKNISGIIHEESMVFPNGEVNCMNWVFGHLIFVRNTMIQILGGEKVWNDDEFSFYARGEKPLLHQEKFPDFETLKSYFKDTENELNHVLAKTENIKAENLEDLAALMLHEIYHSGQIGYLRRILGKEGTIK from the coding sequence ATGAAAGCAACCGCACACGAATTTTTAAAAATTCAACTCGATTTTAACAACTCCGTTATTTCGAAAAACATTTCGGGCATCATTCACGAAGAATCTATGGTTTTTCCTAATGGTGAGGTAAACTGCATGAACTGGGTTTTCGGTCACCTTATTTTTGTCCGAAACACGATGATTCAGATTTTGGGTGGTGAAAAAGTGTGGAACGATGATGAATTTTCGTTTTATGCAAGAGGCGAGAAACCTCTTTTACATCAGGAAAAATTCCCCGATTTTGAAACTTTGAAATCCTATTTCAAAGACACGGAGAACGAACTCAACCACGTTTTAGCGAAAACAGAAAACATCAAAGCCGAGAATCTTGAAGATTTGGCTGCATTGATGCTGCACGAAATTTATCATAGCGGACAAATCGGTTATCTGCGAAGGATTTTGGGAAAAGAGGGAACGATCAAGTAG
- a CDS encoding VOC family protein yields MENTHFNVSMWFEIYVQDMDRAQRFYEEVLQIKMTPMSDPTDESMKMVGFPSPNSMEKMFPGSSGSLVQMHGVPSGGNSTIVYFGCEDCSVEEARVENAGGKIFKPKMSIGEYGFMSLVTDTEGNMIGLHSMK; encoded by the coding sequence ATGGAAAATACGCACTTCAACGTCTCGATGTGGTTCGAGATCTATGTTCAGGATATGGACAGAGCGCAGAGGTTTTATGAGGAAGTTCTGCAGATTAAGATGACGCCGATGTCGGATCCTACCGACGAAAGCATGAAAATGGTAGGGTTTCCTTCACCGAATTCGATGGAGAAAATGTTTCCCGGTTCATCCGGAAGTTTAGTGCAGATGCATGGTGTTCCAAGTGGCGGAAATTCAACTATTGTCTATTTCGGTTGCGAAGATTGCAGTGTTGAAGAAGCAAGGGTGGAAAATGCCGGAGGAAAAATCTTCAAGCCAAAAATGTCGATCGGTGAGTACGGTTTTATGTCGCTGGTTACCGACACTGAAGGGAATATGATCGGTTTGCATTCGATGAAGTAA
- a CDS encoding nuclear transport factor 2 family protein: protein MDNKQIAKQFIDNLFVDNDKAYEVVAEDVRVNWPGFGMEDIVGKQNLRNFLDNGGPDKVISQKINNLICENNTVIGDGTIVTERNGKKETSHFADVYTIENGKITHLNSYMVMDKNNESQP from the coding sequence ATGGATAACAAACAAATCGCAAAACAGTTTATCGACAACCTTTTTGTAGATAACGACAAAGCTTACGAAGTCGTGGCAGAAGACGTTCGCGTCAATTGGCCAGGTTTCGGAATGGAGGACATTGTGGGAAAGCAAAACCTTCGGAATTTCTTGGATAACGGCGGTCCCGACAAAGTAATCTCGCAGAAAATCAACAATCTTATCTGTGAAAACAACACCGTAATCGGTGACGGAACTATTGTGACAGAAAGAAATGGGAAAAAGGAAACCTCACATTTTGCTGATGTTTACACCATAGAAAACGGAAAAATCACCCACTTGAACTCCTATATGGTGATGGATAAAAACAACGAATCTCAACCTTGA
- a CDS encoding SRPBCC domain-containing protein — MTDPITIKITILQPVHKVWDYFYNPKHIVKWNFPTTNWHCPKAESDFQEGGRFNYRLEYKDKSFGYNFSGYIDEIEVLKYVKSHLDDGRKVEVHFNKIDDNTTEIIEIFEPEIQNSREMQRVGWYAILDRFHKYVEKH, encoded by the coding sequence ATGACCGACCCGATTACGATCAAGATCACGATTCTTCAACCTGTACACAAGGTTTGGGATTATTTCTATAACCCGAAACATATCGTTAAATGGAATTTTCCGACCACCAACTGGCATTGTCCGAAAGCGGAAAGTGATTTTCAGGAAGGTGGAAGATTTAATTACCGACTGGAGTACAAAGACAAGAGTTTTGGCTACAATTTTTCTGGCTATATCGATGAAATTGAGGTTTTGAAATATGTGAAAAGCCATTTGGACGACGGTCGGAAAGTGGAAGTTCATTTCAATAAAATTGATGACAATACCACCGAAATTATCGAAATCTTTGAACCCGAAATCCAGAACAGCCGCGAAATGCAGCGTGTTGGTTGGTACGCAATCCTTGACCGATTCCATAAGTACGTGGAGAAGCATTAG
- a CDS encoding cupin domain-containing protein → MAKTFEKATLLNFRKMIDYSDGGVVSKQIMKNEAGNITLFSFDQGEGLSEHSTPYDALVEVIEGRVEITIGGEKHTVSEGESIIMPATIPHALHGVERFKMLLTMIKG, encoded by the coding sequence ATGGCAAAGACATTTGAAAAAGCAACACTTCTTAATTTCAGGAAGATGATTGATTATTCCGACGGTGGAGTAGTAAGCAAACAAATAATGAAAAATGAGGCGGGAAACATTACCCTGTTCTCTTTCGACCAAGGAGAAGGTCTGAGTGAACATTCCACTCCGTACGATGCATTGGTGGAAGTGATCGAAGGTAGGGTAGAAATCACTATAGGTGGCGAAAAACACACTGTTTCCGAAGGCGAGTCGATCATTATGCCCGCAACGATTCCGCACGCTTTGCATGGTGTTGAAAGATTCAAAATGTTGCTTACGATGATCAAGGGATAA
- a CDS encoding VOC family protein has protein sequence MMKLNPYLNFDGTCEEAFNFYKKVFKTEFNQFGIMRFGDLPPQEGVPPCPDEIKDRVMHVGINFGDQMLMGSDIMPGFGNRPFQIGDNNYVSIHPDSREEADRIFKELSENGEVEMPMQDQFWGDYFGSLRDQFGTNWMINFNANYK, from the coding sequence ATTATGAAACTCAACCCTTATCTCAACTTCGACGGAACCTGCGAAGAAGCGTTCAATTTTTACAAAAAAGTGTTCAAAACAGAGTTCAACCAGTTTGGAATCATGCGTTTTGGCGATCTGCCTCCACAGGAAGGAGTGCCGCCGTGTCCCGATGAAATCAAGGATCGCGTGATGCACGTCGGAATTAATTTTGGCGACCAAATGTTGATGGGAAGCGACATTATGCCAGGATTCGGAAACAGGCCTTTTCAAATCGGCGACAACAATTACGTGAGCATCCATCCCGATTCGCGTGAAGAAGCCGACCGAATCTTCAAAGAGCTTTCCGAAAACGGCGAAGTTGAAATGCCGATGCAGGATCAGTTCTGGGGCGATTATTTCGGAAGTCTCCGCGATCAGTTCGGCACTAACTGGATGATTAACTTTAACGCAAACTATAAATAG
- a CDS encoding SRPBCC family protein, producing the protein MEPIKIDITILEPVQKVWDYFNGPKHIVNWNFAHESWHCPDAENDLKVGGKLKTRMEAKDGSLGFDFVGVYDEIVPMKLIKYHLEDGRKVEIRFEEIDPTTTKVTEIFDPEASNSIEMQRDGWYAILDNFHKYVENN; encoded by the coding sequence ATGGAACCAATCAAAATCGACATCACCATTTTAGAACCCGTTCAGAAAGTTTGGGATTACTTCAATGGTCCGAAACATATTGTCAATTGGAATTTTGCCCACGAATCGTGGCATTGTCCGGACGCCGAAAACGATCTTAAAGTCGGTGGCAAACTTAAAACCAGAATGGAAGCCAAAGACGGGAGTTTAGGTTTCGATTTCGTGGGAGTTTATGACGAAATCGTTCCAATGAAACTGATTAAATATCATTTGGAAGACGGCAGAAAAGTCGAAATACGGTTTGAGGAAATTGATCCCACAACAACAAAGGTTACCGAAATCTTCGATCCCGAAGCTTCGAATTCTATCGAGATGCAGCGCGACGGTTGGTACGCGATTCTGGACAATTTCCATAAGTATGTAGAGAATAACTAA